Proteins from a single region of Stappia sp. ES.058:
- a CDS encoding GNAT family N-acetyltransferase, with amino-acid sequence MKQPETRPRGLEPEIAFARLTEIPADEITAHMNHPRVIEHMPLVTNDWDRQRCAAFIAAKEAGWKRDGLGHWAILCDGAYAGWGGFQKEGDEWDFGLVLTPERFGLGVAISRNALAFARADRRIPYVTFLLPPSRRHLRGLARLGAVYLGEVDYEGRRFLKFRMETNGAAPGHPGIGISAPIEGTS; translated from the coding sequence ATGAAGCAACCAGAGACAAGGCCGCGCGGGCTCGAACCGGAAATCGCTTTCGCGCGTCTGACGGAGATTCCGGCAGACGAGATCACCGCGCACATGAACCACCCCCGTGTGATCGAACACATGCCGCTTGTGACGAATGACTGGGATCGGCAGCGCTGTGCGGCTTTTATCGCAGCCAAGGAAGCTGGTTGGAAGCGCGACGGTCTCGGTCACTGGGCGATCCTTTGCGACGGCGCCTATGCCGGCTGGGGCGGATTTCAAAAGGAAGGCGATGAATGGGATTTCGGCCTGGTGCTGACGCCCGAGCGTTTCGGCCTGGGTGTCGCAATCTCGCGGAATGCACTCGCATTCGCCAGGGCGGACCGGCGTATTCCCTACGTGACCTTTCTTCTGCCGCCGTCACGACGCCACCTCAGAGGACTTGCGCGGCTCGGCGCCGTCTACCTCGGTGAGGTGGATTACGAAGGCCGCAGGTTTCTCAAGTTCCGGATGGAAACGAACGGTGCAGCTCCCGGTCATCCGGGCATCGGGATCTCCGCGCCGATCGAAGGTACATCATAA